In Hahella sp. KA22, one genomic interval encodes:
- a CDS encoding CHAD domain-containing protein, giving the protein MRYQTRFDKPLEQELQRYLESLINDLALELIRTRFDFDSAVHNARKLIKELRALLRLLKPACHEAHDELRQTLRTAAHALAPYRDRFVMLNTWNKFTASLTPHPDIDKISARIQAEAERVPAPDRERTQKLLQETNCELLKHKDLLQQRPWSTDIDAEWLSARLARLYKRGQNEFQRVQGGIDAEDRHELRKRLKDLMYALRVIKPVWNKSLRRLHNGLKKVTEGLGDANDLNLLEHAVADTDISGREQIRLELCAAQQALWEKADQQAARRFTDTDEKFKGLIHKRIS; this is encoded by the coding sequence ATGCGTTATCAAACGCGTTTCGACAAGCCGCTGGAGCAGGAACTGCAGCGCTATCTGGAGAGCCTGATCAACGATCTGGCCCTGGAACTGATCAGAACCCGTTTCGACTTTGATTCCGCGGTGCACAACGCCCGCAAGCTGATCAAGGAGCTGCGCGCGCTGTTGCGACTGCTCAAGCCAGCCTGTCACGAAGCCCACGATGAGCTGCGGCAAACCCTGAGAACCGCCGCCCATGCCCTCGCCCCCTACCGCGATCGCTTCGTCATGCTCAATACCTGGAACAAATTCACAGCATCTCTTACCCCGCATCCGGATATCGACAAAATCAGCGCGCGCATTCAGGCCGAAGCAGAGCGGGTTCCAGCGCCCGATCGAGAGAGAACCCAGAAGCTGCTGCAAGAAACCAACTGCGAGCTTTTGAAGCATAAGGATCTGCTGCAACAACGCCCCTGGTCCACCGACATTGACGCCGAATGGCTCAGCGCACGCCTGGCGCGTCTGTACAAACGCGGTCAAAACGAGTTCCAGCGCGTGCAGGGCGGCATCGACGCCGAAGACCGCCATGAGCTGCGCAAACGCCTGAAAGATCTGATGTACGCGCTACGCGTGATCAAGCCAGTATGGAACAAATCGCTACGCCGCCTTCACAACGGTCTGAAGAAAGTCACCGAAGGACTGGGAGACGCTAACGATCTGAATCTGTTGGAGCACGCCGTAGCGGATACAGACATCAGCGGGCGTGAACAGATACGTCTGGAATTATGCGCCGCACAGCAAGCGTTATGGGAAAAGGCGGACCAACAGGCCGCCCGTCGTTTCACCGATACTGATGAAAAATTCAAAGGCTTGATACACAAGCGGATTTCCTGA